Sequence from the Castanea sativa cultivar Marrone di Chiusa Pesio chromosome 12, ASM4071231v1 genome:
AGATAAAGGGCCATCTGTCAAATTGTAATTGGTTGATAGGTTGAAAATCAGTTAGTTTTTGGCGCCTGGAGCAATGCTGTGTTTTCTGGGCTTGTATATAAATAGGTTAGTTAGtaattattttcattgatttagTTTGTAATATCAATTCAGTTAATGAGAGTTTTAGCAATTTTCAATCCTCTGTTATTTtacatggtattagagcttattttctctcattttctctcttgccaaaCAGAAAATTAatcttgattttctttgttttcttcggttagtaattattttctttgtttagttTGTAATATCAATTCAGTTAATGAGAGTTTTAGCAATTTTCAATCCTCTGTTATTTtacatggtattagagcttattttctctcattttctctcttgccaaaCAGAAAATTTCtcttgattttctttgttttctttcgtTTTCTTGGTTGCTCATGGCTTCAAATTCGTCAAGtgcaccttcttcttcatctgcACCTACTGCAAGTGTAGCTATGGCAGATGAATTTGCTAGCAACCCTTTTTTCTTACCAGCGAATGAAAATCCTAGTTTAATTCTCACATCTCAACCTCTCACAGGTCTTGAGAATTACACGACTTGGGTGAGATCTGTGTTTTTGGCTTTGAGTTCCAgaaataaatttggatttgtcAATGGTTCAATCTCAAAACCAGATCCAACTTCACCTTTGTTCAATTCTTGGAACAGGTGCAACACTACGATCCTTTCATGGCTTACTAATTCACTTAGTTCTGATCTCAAGGCTAGTGTGATTTACATCAATTCTGCAAAAGATTTGTGGATTGATCTCAAGAAGAGATTATCCCAGGACAACACTCCAAGACTGTTTGAGCTTCAAAAGGAAATTTCTCATTTGGTTCAAGGATCAATGTCAGTGAGTTCCTATTTTACCAAATTCAAGACTTTGTGGGATGAATTTGTGAATAATCAACCTTTCACAATTTGCAATTGTCCTTGTGCTTCTGATTCTAAGTCATCTCAGCTAGATGCACAACATAAAGAGCATGCTTTTAGGTTTCTGATGGGGTTGAACGACAGTTATGGTACTTTGATTGGGCAAATCTTGCTAATTGAACATTTTCTCCCTCTTAACAAGATGTGTTCATTGGTCTtgcaagaagagaaaagaagaagcataGGTAATACTATCAATGTAATTCAACAAATTCAGCAATTGAATCCTGTTGCTATGTATGTGAATGGTCCTAGGCCTTTCAAGGCACTAAAGGTCATGCTCGAAACAATGGAGGAAAGGGTAATTCTAAGGAGGAAAGGCCAATCTGTACTTACTGTGGTTTCACTGTTCATGTAGCAGACAAATGCTACAAACTTCATGGATATCCCCCAGGGTATAAGGGAAAAGTGGGACTAAAGCTATGGCTAATCAAATCACAGGAGGATTTAGTTTTTATAGTTCTTCTACTGCACAGTTTGGTGATGTTACACAACCTAGCATTGGCTTGCAGACTTCTTTTGATACCTCATAGTTAGGATTTGGTGGCTTTCCTAGTGGTTTTGGTCTTCAGACTTGTCAACAAACAACTCAACCTCAATGTCCAATTTCTTAGGTCCAATGTGAACAGCTACTCAATTATCTGAAAGCTTATAATGCATCGGCTTCAAGTTTTGGTACTCCAAATGGACCTAGTGCTCAGACTACATCACAGGTTGCATCGGTGATGGCACCTACTCTTCCTTGTACCTTAGCCACTTCTGCTTCATcattttcttccaatttttcaGGTAATCCCTTTTAGATTCCTCCCAATTTTACTCACTTTATTTTTTCTGCTCAAGTCATTGATAGGCAATGTTTTAAGTCTAATTCTTGGATCATTGACACTAGGGTCATTGACCACATGGTGCACTCAGTTTCACAATTGAACACAATAACTTCTGCTGTTCATTCTTGTGTCTATTTGCCAAATGGGGATAAGGCTATTGTAACACACATAGGCACTGTGCAACTTTCTTCCACACTTACTCTCACaaatgttttgtttgtgtgttccTTCTTTTAGTTTCAATCTTATTTTTGTTAGCAAACTTACTCAGACCAAACAATTGTTGCCTTATTTTTCTTGGTGATTGGTGTTTCATCCAGGACCTTGCTCAATGGAGCATGATTGGTCTATGTAAGGAAAGCAATGGTTTATACTTATTTCAAGCTGCTGTTTCTTCCTTAAATGCAGCTGCTCTTGCAACTACTATCAGTCACATTTCCTCTTCAGATTTGTGGCATTCTAGATTAGGCCACCCTTCTTTAGCCAAACTTCAATTGTTGAAGCCATTTGTAAATATTGATATTACCAATAAGGCTTCTTGCTGTGATGTTTGCCATTTTGCAAAACAGGAAAGGCTTTCTTTTCCCTCTAGCATTCATGTAACCACTACACCCTTTGAATTGATTCATTATGACCTATGGGGTCCTTTTTCTATTCCTACTGTTGATGGTTATAGGTTTTTCCTAACTATTGTGGATGATTTGACTAGATGCACATGGGTCTATTTGTTTAAACACAAATCTGAAACTCAGTCTATATTTCCTAAGTTTGCTTCAATGGTTTCTACTCAATTCAATTGCAAAATTAAGACCATTAGAAGTGACAATGGAatagaatttttcttaaaataattttttcattctaATGGTATTTTGCACAAACTCTCATGTATTGATACTCTGCAAAATGGCATTGCTAAAAGGAAGCATCAGCACATCCTAAATGTTGCAAGGGCTTTACAGTTTTAATCCAATCTTCCTTTATGTTTTTGGGGTGACTGCATTTTAACAGCAGTTCATCTTATTAACAAGATTCCTTCTAAGGCTTTAAGCAATAAAAGTCCTTATGAAATTCTCTACCATTCAGCTCCTTCTTATCATCATCTCAGAAATTTTGGCTGCTTGTGTTTTATTTCCACTCTATCTCACCTTAGGCACAAGTTTGCACCTAGGACTAGGAAATGTGTGTTTCTTGGCTATCCTCATGGCATTAAgggctacaaagttcttgatcTTCAATCTAATTCTATCTATGTTTCTAGAGACATTGTCTTTTATGAATCAATTTTTCCTTATACTGAGTGTCCTCCATTTTCCACTTCAATTTTGGATACTTTTGTTTTTCCTCATACTTCTAGTTCTGATATTGATTCTGACCTTGTTTTATGCCATTCATCTTCTTCTCCACCTGAACCTATTCATGTAAACCCCATTTCTTCACATGATAATGTTTCTGCAGAACCACTTTCTGTAGATTCTATTTTTGTTGATCCTATTGTTAATACAGATTCCCAGTCCACTCCTGTCCTATCTTCTTCCATCAACCTAGCTCCTTTTAGGAGGTCTACTAGATCCCACAAACCTCCTTCCTACTTGTTTGATTACTCTTGTCAATTTGCTAGTACAAAACCCAGCTCTAGTATGCCTTATGCTCTTTCAGATCACTTGAATTACTCTCACCTTGGACCTAGTTTTCACTCCTTTGTCATGGTTGTTTCTTCCACTCCATCAGAACCTGTTTCTTTTCAACAAGCAGTTCAATTTCCTGAGTGAAGAGCTGCCATGGACAACGAAATTGAGGCTTTAGAGGTTAATGACACTTGGACTTTAACCCCTTTGCCTTCTGGTAAGTCTACCATTGGCTATAAATGGGTTTATAGAGTGAAATACTTACCTAATGGCACCATTAAGAGATACAAGGCTAGGCTTGTTGCTAAGGGTTTCACTCAAAAACTTGGGCTAGACTACTCAGAAACTTTCTCTCCAATTGCTAGGTCTGTCTCAGTCAGGATTGTTTTGTTCTTGGCTGCTACGAAAGGGTGGTTTCTccatcaaatggatgtgaatAATGTCTTTTTTCATGGTGAGTTGCTTGAAGATGTTTATATGTGCTTACCACCTAGCTTTCACAGCAAGGGGGAGCCTCATTTGGTTTGCAAGTTGAATAAGAGTCTCTATGGTCTTAAACAAACTTCTAGAAAATGGTTTGAGAAGTTTTCATCAACTATTCTACAAATGGGGTTTGTTCAATCCAAGTCTGACTATTCCTTGTTCACTCACACTCAAGGAACTTCATTCACAGTTTTGTTGGTACATGTTGATGATATAATCTTGACAGGAAACAATATTACTTGTGGCAAAAATTTGAAGGAGGTTCTTGATGATAAGTTTGGTTTGAAAGATCTAGGCTCACTGAGGTATTTTTTGGGATTGGAAGTGGCTAGGACTGATGAAAGAATCAGTCTTAATCAAAGAAAATATGCTTTGGAAATCCTCAAGGATACTGGTTTCATTGGCAGCAAACCTGTCAAGTTTCCCATGGAGCAAAACTTGAGGTTATCAAAGTATGAAGGGAAGTTGTTAGAGGAACTAGGTCAGTATAGAAGACTAATTGGTAGACTCTTGTACCTTACCCTAACAAGACCTGACTTGACTTATGTAATGCATAGGTTGAGCTAGTTTGTTTCACAACCAAGGGAACCACATTTGCAGGCAGCTCATAGGGTACTTCAATTCATTAAAGGGTCACCAGGTAAAGGAATATTCTTCCCAAGAAATACAAAGTTGCATATTAAGTCCTTTTGTGATGCGGATTGGGCTGGATGCCCAAACACAAGAAGGTCTATCACTAGTTATGCAGTATATTTGGGAGattccttgatttcttgaagATCAAAGAAATAAGGGGTTATGTCCAGGTCCTCAGCTGAAGCCAAGTACAAGGCTATGGAAAGTGCGCCTTGTGAGATCGCTTGGGTTTTGCAGTTGTTGAAAGATTTGAGGATTGAACATTCAAGACGAACAATGCTTCTCTGTGACGATTAGGCTACATTATATATAGCAGTGAACCCTGTCTTTCATGAAAGTACGAAGCATATAGAAGTTGACTGCCATTTAGTGAGAGATAAAATTTTAGAAGGATTGATTAAAACCTTCCATGTTGCTACAAATTCACAAGTTGCAGACATTTTCACTAAAGCTTTGGGCTTTGCATCCTTTGTAAGATTGTCAGAAAAATTAGGAATGAAAGATATTTTTCAACCTAAGTTATCAAAGGAAGATTCTCAGGTTGCCCCTTCAGTTCAAGTCCTAGAGTTCAATACTCTgaacttgagggggagtgttgaagACAAAAGCATTGCAAATGACAGAAACAGAGATAGCAAAAACGACGAAAGAAAACGACAAAAACAAGAGGAAGGTTGAAACAAGGCGTTTTGGTTAATAAGTCACACAAGCCACACGTGTGAAGGATCACAACATTCAATTAGAGAAAGGGTCATCTGTCAAATTGTAATTGGTTGATAGTTTGGAAATCAATTAGTTAGTTTTTGGCGCCTGGAGCAATGGTttgttttttgggcttgtatataaATAGCTTAGTTAGtaattattttcattgattCAGTTTGTAATATCAATTCAGTTAATgagagttttaaaaattttcaatcctCTGTTATTTTACAGTTatatcaattatgaaatatatatatatatatatatatatatatatatatatatatatagagctTGGGTTCAacttacacttggtgtaactttaagcaatgttacatcACTTAATAAAATTGGtcaaaaatttgacataaagtACAATAGTGTGACATAAAACAGTTTCTTAACGTATAATTTCTGTTTATATATGTTCATATTTTCTATGGCATATACCAAGCCATCATTTTCTTCACCGTACTGACGCATTCACATTCAAAAGACACGTAAGCCCATCATGCAAGCATTCTTATTTTtacccattatatatatatttataagatTATTACCCATAATAAATATTGAAGGAATGCTACTACCACATAAAATGACATAATTTGCTCGCGTAACTAGTTGTAAATGATAGAGATGTGTTCCCATGTGAATCTACTATCACATATTTACCACTTACAACTTGCTACATAAGCAAGTTATAACACAagctagtttggagagaaactttattTCTCTGAATTGGGTTCACGTACCTAATGCAATACCTCATTTTcctctcaaaaatattttcacattttcacattttaacctttactttttatatttttctttaacttttttattgggAAAAATGCCCATACACCCCTAAAATTTCAATTCCTGGCCTAAAGACCCCTCAACTTTTATATGGGCCAATTTACTCAAATTATTCACAACTGCCAAATTAATACTTCTGTTAGTTAGTGTTTAAAAACTAACATAATAAAATCATGTGAGTTACACATGAGATTTAAAAAGTAGCAAACTCAATGTTATTAATGTGAAATCgatggaaagaagagagagctaCTTCTGTGCAccggagagaggagagagacgTGAAACTAGAGCCATCGTGATAGGTAGCTCTATCATATTGTTGCCAGTGGCGGAGCTACCTGTCACCATGGCTGTGGTTCTAcgtctctctcctctctctggTGCACAAACGtagctctctcttctttccatcGGTTTCACATTAATAACATTGAGTTTGCTACTTTTTAAATATCACGTGTATCTCAGTGATCTCACATGATTTCACTCTGTTAGTTTTTTTAACACTAAGCTAACAGAAGTATTGATTTGTCAGTTGTGAATAGTTTAAGGAGTAAATTGGCCAATATAAAAGTTGAGGGGGTCTTTTGGCTAGTAGTTGAAAATTTAGGGGCTGTATGGGCATTTTtcccttatttatttaatggttgagaCTTGATGCGCTGTCGCAGGcaatcaaaaataaaacctatactcctaaaaatatatgtagtagTGTGACAAAGGTTCGTTTCCACAAAGAGTATCTAGCCTAGTTTTATGCTACGTGAACAAGGacccggggggggggggttgagtATAATGacaataattttaagaaaaacaactaaggaacaattcaaattaaagtatcgaattcaatcaaaagaacaaacctTGGTCTAAGTCAACATCCACCATCGGAATTTTACAACTGATCATCGATGCAAGTATATATCAAttctgataggccaaaaatgtattgaccccttgtgatgaatttaccaattaattagccaagtgaattaattaggttcaattacatgcaatgagcgtggcagcacaaacaaatcaccaaataactatatatgcaatagaaaataaatgacacggtgatttgtttacgaatggggaaaacctacacggcaaaaaccccaccgggtgattttaaggtcaccactctcgagaatccactattatcaaaacaagcagttacaagtaaaggaatcccagtaccttataccaacctacaaatgaacccttaccccaatacccaattggacttgttttgtagtaacaatctttccttgtattgcacgactcctagtacgtgactaactaatagatacgcggatcccaatacgtgacttgatcaccaacttgagaaggatgttggctgcaaagttcttctattcttcaaccgatgaagatcacgaagttgcttggtcacaaaaccctacggtgtacaaacacaatagcttcttcaagatgaactagggaaaattAGGTTTTCTGGTCAtacttgaggaattatgctcttgtgcaattgtgctatTGGTTGTGCAACTtgatacgacccttaaaataatccttatatatatgtttagggttgtgagaaacaaaaggtcaaacacatactcacggattggatgaaaaacagtcctgaaaaactgagtttcataatcctcgatagatagccatctatcaaGCTAGCTATTGAGCCACGGGTTTCAGCAGCTTTTAAACATCgttagatactagctgtcgagctttaaaatccagcacttactcacttgattcttggacaaacttgcatggttttaacacttgaacttgaaaccttgtttcttgaagcattaaacacatcctagatctatccaaatacaagtaaagtgcgttttgtcaaaggattagctaatacataaaatgttgacatatgtttctaacatcaaatcacatatgtcctaacaaattCACACTTTGAATATTCACCGTTAGAACTATTTTCCTATCTCTCCTTAGTCGtagttaattagaaaacaagcgATCTAATAAACCCTAACTACTAAACAACCCAAGACAAGCGCTAAAGGTTTAATCTAGTAGTAGCCTTAAGAATTAGAGAGATCAATGAAACTAAACAACACAAGCACAAgcggttgtatttaatttagtcGAGCATTCTTCCtaagatctaataatttctgacgcaataaatcattaaatcttggttgcttcacaaattagagagataaaaaaattacGGATTTGATATCTAACCTAGCAGTAGATTGCAAAGAATAATAAACTAGCAGGCCCCCTAGTAATTAAACGagacaatcatgaaaataggTACAGAAGAACATCCGATACTCAAAGCATAAaattaaacagtaaaaaaaaattagatctcaCATTTTTATTGATTCTGAGGCTTCCATTTCCTTTGACGAAGTATAAAAGTTTTAGCCACGTAGGGCCATGATAAAAACCTTGAAGGAGAAAattagagaagaggggagagagaggcgTGTGTCCAATTTGAtttctccttccctcttttACACGTTAATTTCCCCTTTCCCAAGCCTAcaaaatctcctaaaaatattctaaataataatatccaattttgaataattaaggaaaatattaaaaaatcaaattgagcCCTAACATAACTAGGAAAGTGGTGTTTTCAGCTGGAAATTTCGTGCACCAGATCTGGAAGCTTTTGAAAATAAACCGCATCAGGTATTAGAATTTCAGGCAAAGGAACATTCTAGAACGTCAGCAGTACAGGTGCAGCAACTTCAAGCCCAATTTCGACCTTGATGCATCTTGTATCTCTCATAACTCAAAACGTGAAAGTTGTAGAGTTTTGTCTTGGCGTTCCATAGCATCTTGAATCATTTCAATTGGAGCTCGGATGAGAGAGTTATGCCCAGATTACGAAGCAATTTCAAAGCTATCTAGAATCGCCCAATTAGCTTTGTTTTGCACTTAATGCCTCCATTTGCAttctaaatcaaaatataagaatgatgAGTACATTTAGGCATCAAATAAGTATAACAGACTAAACattaagggagaaaaatatgaaaatttacaTTCTCATCAAATTCCCCCACACTTAACTTTTGCTCATCCTCGGGCAAAACTCAAATTTACTTTCCCAAAAACACCAAGGTTGCAACACCATCAGCAAAGAACAACCAAGTTCTTCAAAACTCATAACATATCATGAACAAACATTCTTAAACAACTTACAATTACTTAATAAGCATTTTCACTTGAAGATGGAGTAAACTAAATATGTAGACCCTCATGGAAAAAATACTCAACTCTCATGTGTTTGAAGGGTATGTGTTTCCCTCAAATTCATTCCAATGGAAATTATCTACCATAGGCTTGCGTATCTTCTCATTCTTTACCACTGGGATCAGATGCATAACACGAATCATAAGGACTTTTTGAGGGTTGTAATAGGGTTTAGAATCAAGGTGGGAAATATTTGGGAATGTAGCTTAAAAGCCATCGAAACTAGTGGAGCAAAAATGAATCAACTCAAGCTCGAATATATAAGACATGTAAAACCAATCACTCCATTCAGCAGCTTCCACCTTTGTATATAACTAGACGTGGAAAACGGGTGGGTCGGGTTAGGTTTGGGTTAAGTCAATCGGGTTTGTGGGTCAAAACGGGTCATTTTTAAacgggtcaatcgggttgcgggCCGGGCCGGATTGACTCGTATatttcaaacaagtttttttttttttttttttttttcaattacgaaaataaatcaatgacaacctatttagagaaaatgaataaaatcaattaagcaAATGAATTTCACTTAATACCACTTGTTAATATCCTTCCAATTCTGATAGTTTTGAgtatgacaaaaattatttatagtcaGGAATTCATGATGGAAAAAGTCTTCAATGTTAATAGCTTACTGTCAAAATGcatataattacaagtttaGATCCTAGAAAAGAGATAgatcttaaaacaaacaaaacaagtaagTCAGCAAAGTAGCAAGTTATCGGTCTTCTTAAGTGCACATGTTCCtgttgcatttaaaataatgataaagttagattacttagaaagataaattaaacaaaaaaagatttaaaaataaacataacatattaagtaaagaataataagtaaatattttataagaattatacctcaatctcaatctactcAACGTTGGTAGTAGATTTAGCACTGTGaatattcatacttgcaaatTGTAGCTCAAGTTGGCCAATTTCGTTAGCACTTTCATCtacaatacaatattttaatataacttaATGTACCATGAAAGCAAgtcaataaagaattaaaattgtataattatgactataaaaaaaattaaattaccttCAAATCCATATAGCAAAGCAGTGGAGAAGGGCAGAGGCGCAAGCTTTGACTGCTTTGTGTGAAACTAAAAAAGTATGGAATGCGTGAAGAAGGGCAAAGGCGCAAGACAACAAGAGAAAGAGTAGAGGAATTGAACCTAGGAAGCTTTAGGGCCCTTTATGGTTTGGTTTGTCACATTTCAACTTTTTGGTTTGTGCATTGTGTATGTATTTGGCTTTGGACAATGGACTACAGCTAGtattgaatgagatttttttttaatggttgtcTTTTCATAACTCATTCTCTCATGTCATGTCCATGATTTGTGAAGCTTAGATCATATTGGTTGTGATGAAGCTCAAATAGTcttcagcaaaaaaagaaaagaaaaaagaagctcaAATAGTCATTCTCTCATGTCACGTCTTGGCAACAGTTTTActtgtttataactttatatctATAAATATTGATTATtagttttgatattttgtgCTTTATGCACCTAGTATCATGAcatagtttaaatatttttttagcaattttttttaacaagtcaAGTCACAGGTTATTTGAGTTGGGTAGGGTTGACCCGAAAAAAAATTGGGTCGGGTCATGGGTCAACCTGTTTTGCTTTGGGTCAAAAAAATCAGGTTcggattagaaaattttgacccGTATTGCCATGTTTATATATAACAGACCCCTTTCTTGGAATTTTAGGAGGAATTATGAACATGGACAGTTTGTAACATTAAAAGCAATTTCCTCCatcacttcttttcttcttcttcttctttttttatttttttttttaattttttataccaAAATTACATCAACAATGGGACTCACAAATTGAGAATGAAAACATGTTCCATTTCACCAGTCATAGCCATACcacaaatccaaacacccccacACTTATTTCTTGCACACCCATACTTATCATAATGATGAACAATGCTCCACTACCTCCATGGCTTGGGTAAAGGCattgttttttgggtttaaagcTTGTAACGTGGGTTcacaataaaggaaaaaaacaataaagctCAAAGGGGTtcaacaaagggaaaaatt
This genomic interval carries:
- the LOC142620692 gene encoding uncharacterized protein LOC142620692, which encodes MASNSSSAPSSSSAPTASVAMADEFASNPFFLPANENPSLILTSQPLTGLENYTTWVRSVFLALSSRNKFGFVNGSISKPDPTSPLFNSWNRCNTTILSWLTNSLSSDLKASVIYINSAKDLWIDLKKRLSQDNTPRLFELQKEISHLVQGSMSVSSYFTKFKTLWDEFVNNQPFTICNCPCASDSKSSQLDAQHKEHAFRFLMGLNDSYGTLIGQILLIEHFLPLNKMCSLVLQEEKRRSIGNTINVIQQIQQLNPVAMYVNGPRPFKALKVMLETMEERVQCEQLLNYLKAYNASASSFGTPNGPSAQTTSQVASVMAPTLPCTLATSASSFSSNFSVIDRQCFKSNSWIIDTRVIDHMVHSVSQLNTITSAVHSCVYLPNGDKAIDLAQWSMIGLCKESNGLYLFQAAVSSLNAAALATTISHISSSDLWHSRLGHPSLAKLQLLKPFVNIDITNKASCCDVCHFAKQERLSFPSSIHVTTTPFELIHYDLWGPFSIPTVDGYRHKFAPRTRKCVFLGYPHGIKGYKVLDLQSNSIYVSRDIVFYESIFPYTECPPFSTSILDTFVFPHTSSSDIDSDLVLCHSSSSPPEPIHVNPISSHDNVSAEPLSVDSIFVDPIVNTDSQSTPVLSSSINLAPFRRSTRSHKPPSYLFDYSCQFASTKPSSSMPYALSDHLNYSHLGPSFHSFVMVVSSTPSEPVSFQQAVQFPE